From one Asterias amurensis chromosome 14, ASM3211899v1 genomic stretch:
- the LOC139947379 gene encoding uronyl 2-sulfotransferase-like isoform X3, protein MRLRKAFSFSRRLIIMVLLLLIGYFLVLIITEMSRSPLEVSSASGLYSSKSWPAFVGVNATSSQNSMVLYPGSMSFQKQTTSLHWKTKTNNDTKVFFIRIPKTGSRTLDDLVTHQLRQKQYKCFRLQPSTVDDKIHFINNQKGNCFFSAHFGYINYECMYGDNEKSAATLSYVKSMRSKMAQAMGGNTTVPTMSECILQDLPFCTDHKRLFTTLKYFCGNDLRCSNLSEWTYNQTVKNIDASLAVGLTEEFEDYLRVLEQLVPSLFEGLVTIYKTPSSVEAGRTNATKTKHHKEPLTPQAQEKLLHVLQMEYRIYNYIKNRFHQLKKELGVI, encoded by the exons ATGAGGCTGAGGAaggcgttttctttttcaagaagGCTTATAATTATGGTTTTACTGTTATTGATTGGTTACTTCCTAGTATTGATCATAACTGAAATGAGCCGCTCTCCTTTAGAAGTGTCATCGGCTTCTGGACTTTATTCATCTAAATCATGGCCAGCTTTTGTAGGCGTGAATGCCACATCCAGCCAAA ATAGTATGGTTTTGTACCCAGGCAGTATGTCATTCCAGAAACAGACTACCAGCTTGcattggaaaacaaaaacaaacaat GATACCAAAGTTTTCTTTATTCGTATTCCTAAAACTGGAAGCCGAACATTAGATGATCTAGTAACACATCAGCTTCGACAGAAACAATACAAGTGCTTCAGACTCCAGCCTTCAACG GTGGACGACAAAATTCATTTCATCAACAATCAGAAGGGAAACTGCTTCTTTTCTGCACATTTTGGATATATCAACTATGAATG CATGTACGGTGATAATGAGAAATCAGCAGCCACACTCAGCTATGTCAAATCAATGCGCTCTAAAATGGCACAGGCAATGGGTGGAAACACTACTGTACCG ACCATGAGTGAGTGTATTTTGCAAGACCTGCCGTTCTGTACAGATCATAAGAGACTTTTTACGACCTTAAAGTATTTCTGCGGGAACGATCTACGATGCAG TAACTTGAGTGAATGGACATACAACCAAACCGTGAAAAACATTGATGCTTCACTTGCCGTGGGATTAACGGAGGAATTTGAGGACTACTTGCGTGTTCTGGAACAGCTTGTACCATCTTTGTTCGAGGGGTTGGTAACAATCTACAAAACGCCAAGCTCTGTAGAAG CTGGAAGAACCAACGCAACAAAAACGAAGCATCACAAGGAACCATTGACACCCCAAGCTCAGGAAAAATTACTCCACGTACTTCAGATGGAATATCGTATTTACAACTACATCAAAAACCGCTTTCACCAACTGAAGAAAGAACTTGGTGTAATTTAA
- the LOC139947379 gene encoding uronyl 2-sulfotransferase-like isoform X6 has protein sequence MVLYPGSMSFQKQTTSLHWKTKTNNDTKVFFIRIPKTGSRTLDDLVTHQLRQKQYKCFRLQPSTVDDKIHFINNQKGNCFFSAHFGYINYEWPSPPMVISLVRDPVERLMSSYYYSMYGDNEKSAATLSYVKSMRSKMAQAMGGNTTVPTMSECILQDLPFCTDHKRLFTTLKYFCGNDLRCSNLSEWTYNQTVKNIDASLAVGLTEEFEDYLRVLEQLVPSLFEGLVTIYKTPSSVEAGRTNATKTKHHKEPLTPQAQEKLLHVLQMEYRIYNYIKNRFHQLKKELGVI, from the exons ATGGTTTTGTACCCAGGCAGTATGTCATTCCAGAAACAGACTACCAGCTTGcattggaaaacaaaaacaaacaat GATACCAAAGTTTTCTTTATTCGTATTCCTAAAACTGGAAGCCGAACATTAGATGATCTAGTAACACATCAGCTTCGACAGAAACAATACAAGTGCTTCAGACTCCAGCCTTCAACG GTGGACGACAAAATTCATTTCATCAACAATCAGAAGGGAAACTGCTTCTTTTCTGCACATTTTGGATATATCAACTATGAATG GCCAAGTCCCCCAATGGTTATTAGCCTGGTCCGTGACCCAGTGGAAAGACTCATGTCTTCATATTATTACAGCATGTACGGTGATAATGAGAAATCAGCAGCCACACTCAGCTATGTCAAATCAATGCGCTCTAAAATGGCACAGGCAATGGGTGGAAACACTACTGTACCG ACCATGAGTGAGTGTATTTTGCAAGACCTGCCGTTCTGTACAGATCATAAGAGACTTTTTACGACCTTAAAGTATTTCTGCGGGAACGATCTACGATGCAG TAACTTGAGTGAATGGACATACAACCAAACCGTGAAAAACATTGATGCTTCACTTGCCGTGGGATTAACGGAGGAATTTGAGGACTACTTGCGTGTTCTGGAACAGCTTGTACCATCTTTGTTCGAGGGGTTGGTAACAATCTACAAAACGCCAAGCTCTGTAGAAG CTGGAAGAACCAACGCAACAAAAACGAAGCATCACAAGGAACCATTGACACCCCAAGCTCAGGAAAAATTACTCCACGTACTTCAGATGGAATATCGTATTTACAACTACATCAAAAACCGCTTTCACCAACTGAAGAAAGAACTTGGTGTAATTTAA
- the LOC139947379 gene encoding uronyl 2-sulfotransferase-like isoform X4, translating to MVTVLLRLYQLSKVSSASGLYSSKSWPAFVGVNATSSQNSMVLYPGSMSFQKQTTSLHWKTKTNNDTKVFFIRIPKTGSRTLDDLVTHQLRQKQYKCFRLQPSTVDDKIHFINNQKGNCFFSAHFGYINYEWPSPPMVISLVRDPVERLMSSYYYSMYGDNEKSAATLSYVKSMRSKMAQAMGGNTTVPTMSECILQDLPFCTDHKRLFTTLKYFCGNDLRCSNLSEWTYNQTVKNIDASLAVGLTEEFEDYLRVLEQLVPSLFEGLVTIYKTPSSVEAGRTNATKTKHHKEPLTPQAQEKLLHVLQMEYRIYNYIKNRFHQLKKELGVI from the exons ATGGTGACTGTCCTCCTAAGACTATACCAGTTATCAA AAGTGTCATCGGCTTCTGGACTTTATTCATCTAAATCATGGCCAGCTTTTGTAGGCGTGAATGCCACATCCAGCCAAA ATAGTATGGTTTTGTACCCAGGCAGTATGTCATTCCAGAAACAGACTACCAGCTTGcattggaaaacaaaaacaaacaat GATACCAAAGTTTTCTTTATTCGTATTCCTAAAACTGGAAGCCGAACATTAGATGATCTAGTAACACATCAGCTTCGACAGAAACAATACAAGTGCTTCAGACTCCAGCCTTCAACG GTGGACGACAAAATTCATTTCATCAACAATCAGAAGGGAAACTGCTTCTTTTCTGCACATTTTGGATATATCAACTATGAATG GCCAAGTCCCCCAATGGTTATTAGCCTGGTCCGTGACCCAGTGGAAAGACTCATGTCTTCATATTATTACAGCATGTACGGTGATAATGAGAAATCAGCAGCCACACTCAGCTATGTCAAATCAATGCGCTCTAAAATGGCACAGGCAATGGGTGGAAACACTACTGTACCG ACCATGAGTGAGTGTATTTTGCAAGACCTGCCGTTCTGTACAGATCATAAGAGACTTTTTACGACCTTAAAGTATTTCTGCGGGAACGATCTACGATGCAG TAACTTGAGTGAATGGACATACAACCAAACCGTGAAAAACATTGATGCTTCACTTGCCGTGGGATTAACGGAGGAATTTGAGGACTACTTGCGTGTTCTGGAACAGCTTGTACCATCTTTGTTCGAGGGGTTGGTAACAATCTACAAAACGCCAAGCTCTGTAGAAG CTGGAAGAACCAACGCAACAAAAACGAAGCATCACAAGGAACCATTGACACCCCAAGCTCAGGAAAAATTACTCCACGTACTTCAGATGGAATATCGTATTTACAACTACATCAAAAACCGCTTTCACCAACTGAAGAAAGAACTTGGTGTAATTTAA
- the LOC139947379 gene encoding uronyl 2-sulfotransferase-like isoform X1, with protein sequence MRLRKAFSFSRRLIIMVLLLLIGYFLVLIITEMSRSPLEVSSASGLYSSKSWPAFVGVNATSSQNSMVLYPGSMSFQKQTTSLHWKTKTNNDTKVFFIRIPKTGSRTLDDLVTHQLRQKQYKCFRLQPSTVDDKIHFINNQKGNCFFSAHFGYINYEWPSPPMVISLVRDPVERLMSSYYYSMYGDNEKSAATLSYVKSMRSKMAQAMGGNTTVPTMSECILQDLPFCTDHKRLFTTLKYFCGNDLRCSNLSEWTYNQTVKNIDASLAVGLTEEFEDYLRVLEQLVPSLFEGLVTIYKTPSSVEAGRTNATKTKHHKEPLTPQAQEKLLHVLQMEYRIYNYIKNRFHQLKKELGVI encoded by the exons ATGAGGCTGAGGAaggcgttttctttttcaagaagGCTTATAATTATGGTTTTACTGTTATTGATTGGTTACTTCCTAGTATTGATCATAACTGAAATGAGCCGCTCTCCTTTAGAAGTGTCATCGGCTTCTGGACTTTATTCATCTAAATCATGGCCAGCTTTTGTAGGCGTGAATGCCACATCCAGCCAAA ATAGTATGGTTTTGTACCCAGGCAGTATGTCATTCCAGAAACAGACTACCAGCTTGcattggaaaacaaaaacaaacaat GATACCAAAGTTTTCTTTATTCGTATTCCTAAAACTGGAAGCCGAACATTAGATGATCTAGTAACACATCAGCTTCGACAGAAACAATACAAGTGCTTCAGACTCCAGCCTTCAACG GTGGACGACAAAATTCATTTCATCAACAATCAGAAGGGAAACTGCTTCTTTTCTGCACATTTTGGATATATCAACTATGAATG GCCAAGTCCCCCAATGGTTATTAGCCTGGTCCGTGACCCAGTGGAAAGACTCATGTCTTCATATTATTACAGCATGTACGGTGATAATGAGAAATCAGCAGCCACACTCAGCTATGTCAAATCAATGCGCTCTAAAATGGCACAGGCAATGGGTGGAAACACTACTGTACCG ACCATGAGTGAGTGTATTTTGCAAGACCTGCCGTTCTGTACAGATCATAAGAGACTTTTTACGACCTTAAAGTATTTCTGCGGGAACGATCTACGATGCAG TAACTTGAGTGAATGGACATACAACCAAACCGTGAAAAACATTGATGCTTCACTTGCCGTGGGATTAACGGAGGAATTTGAGGACTACTTGCGTGTTCTGGAACAGCTTGTACCATCTTTGTTCGAGGGGTTGGTAACAATCTACAAAACGCCAAGCTCTGTAGAAG CTGGAAGAACCAACGCAACAAAAACGAAGCATCACAAGGAACCATTGACACCCCAAGCTCAGGAAAAATTACTCCACGTACTTCAGATGGAATATCGTATTTACAACTACATCAAAAACCGCTTTCACCAACTGAAGAAAGAACTTGGTGTAATTTAA
- the LOC139947379 gene encoding uronyl 2-sulfotransferase-like isoform X2: MVTVLLRLYQLSILIITEMSRSPLEVSSASGLYSSKSWPAFVGVNATSSQNSMVLYPGSMSFQKQTTSLHWKTKTNNDTKVFFIRIPKTGSRTLDDLVTHQLRQKQYKCFRLQPSTVDDKIHFINNQKGNCFFSAHFGYINYEWPSPPMVISLVRDPVERLMSSYYYSMYGDNEKSAATLSYVKSMRSKMAQAMGGNTTVPTMSECILQDLPFCTDHKRLFTTLKYFCGNDLRCSNLSEWTYNQTVKNIDASLAVGLTEEFEDYLRVLEQLVPSLFEGLVTIYKTPSSVEAGRTNATKTKHHKEPLTPQAQEKLLHVLQMEYRIYNYIKNRFHQLKKELGVI, from the exons ATGGTGACTGTCCTCCTAAGACTATACCAGTTATCAA TATTGATCATAACTGAAATGAGCCGCTCTCCTTTAGAAGTGTCATCGGCTTCTGGACTTTATTCATCTAAATCATGGCCAGCTTTTGTAGGCGTGAATGCCACATCCAGCCAAA ATAGTATGGTTTTGTACCCAGGCAGTATGTCATTCCAGAAACAGACTACCAGCTTGcattggaaaacaaaaacaaacaat GATACCAAAGTTTTCTTTATTCGTATTCCTAAAACTGGAAGCCGAACATTAGATGATCTAGTAACACATCAGCTTCGACAGAAACAATACAAGTGCTTCAGACTCCAGCCTTCAACG GTGGACGACAAAATTCATTTCATCAACAATCAGAAGGGAAACTGCTTCTTTTCTGCACATTTTGGATATATCAACTATGAATG GCCAAGTCCCCCAATGGTTATTAGCCTGGTCCGTGACCCAGTGGAAAGACTCATGTCTTCATATTATTACAGCATGTACGGTGATAATGAGAAATCAGCAGCCACACTCAGCTATGTCAAATCAATGCGCTCTAAAATGGCACAGGCAATGGGTGGAAACACTACTGTACCG ACCATGAGTGAGTGTATTTTGCAAGACCTGCCGTTCTGTACAGATCATAAGAGACTTTTTACGACCTTAAAGTATTTCTGCGGGAACGATCTACGATGCAG TAACTTGAGTGAATGGACATACAACCAAACCGTGAAAAACATTGATGCTTCACTTGCCGTGGGATTAACGGAGGAATTTGAGGACTACTTGCGTGTTCTGGAACAGCTTGTACCATCTTTGTTCGAGGGGTTGGTAACAATCTACAAAACGCCAAGCTCTGTAGAAG CTGGAAGAACCAACGCAACAAAAACGAAGCATCACAAGGAACCATTGACACCCCAAGCTCAGGAAAAATTACTCCACGTACTTCAGATGGAATATCGTATTTACAACTACATCAAAAACCGCTTTCACCAACTGAAGAAAGAACTTGGTGTAATTTAA
- the LOC139947379 gene encoding uronyl 2-sulfotransferase-like isoform X5 translates to MSRSPLEVSSASGLYSSKSWPAFVGVNATSSQNSMVLYPGSMSFQKQTTSLHWKTKTNNDTKVFFIRIPKTGSRTLDDLVTHQLRQKQYKCFRLQPSTVDDKIHFINNQKGNCFFSAHFGYINYEWPSPPMVISLVRDPVERLMSSYYYSMYGDNEKSAATLSYVKSMRSKMAQAMGGNTTVPTMSECILQDLPFCTDHKRLFTTLKYFCGNDLRCSNLSEWTYNQTVKNIDASLAVGLTEEFEDYLRVLEQLVPSLFEGLVTIYKTPSSVEAGRTNATKTKHHKEPLTPQAQEKLLHVLQMEYRIYNYIKNRFHQLKKELGVI, encoded by the exons ATGAGCCGCTCTCCTTTAGAAGTGTCATCGGCTTCTGGACTTTATTCATCTAAATCATGGCCAGCTTTTGTAGGCGTGAATGCCACATCCAGCCAAA ATAGTATGGTTTTGTACCCAGGCAGTATGTCATTCCAGAAACAGACTACCAGCTTGcattggaaaacaaaaacaaacaat GATACCAAAGTTTTCTTTATTCGTATTCCTAAAACTGGAAGCCGAACATTAGATGATCTAGTAACACATCAGCTTCGACAGAAACAATACAAGTGCTTCAGACTCCAGCCTTCAACG GTGGACGACAAAATTCATTTCATCAACAATCAGAAGGGAAACTGCTTCTTTTCTGCACATTTTGGATATATCAACTATGAATG GCCAAGTCCCCCAATGGTTATTAGCCTGGTCCGTGACCCAGTGGAAAGACTCATGTCTTCATATTATTACAGCATGTACGGTGATAATGAGAAATCAGCAGCCACACTCAGCTATGTCAAATCAATGCGCTCTAAAATGGCACAGGCAATGGGTGGAAACACTACTGTACCG ACCATGAGTGAGTGTATTTTGCAAGACCTGCCGTTCTGTACAGATCATAAGAGACTTTTTACGACCTTAAAGTATTTCTGCGGGAACGATCTACGATGCAG TAACTTGAGTGAATGGACATACAACCAAACCGTGAAAAACATTGATGCTTCACTTGCCGTGGGATTAACGGAGGAATTTGAGGACTACTTGCGTGTTCTGGAACAGCTTGTACCATCTTTGTTCGAGGGGTTGGTAACAATCTACAAAACGCCAAGCTCTGTAGAAG CTGGAAGAACCAACGCAACAAAAACGAAGCATCACAAGGAACCATTGACACCCCAAGCTCAGGAAAAATTACTCCACGTACTTCAGATGGAATATCGTATTTACAACTACATCAAAAACCGCTTTCACCAACTGAAGAAAGAACTTGGTGTAATTTAA